From Mesomycoplasma dispar, a single genomic window includes:
- a CDS encoding L-ribulose-5-phosphate 4-epimerase: MKIKDQNELVSLQKAVLEANLLLYNSKLALHTWGNVSAISKDRSYYVIKPSGIPYEKMQFSDMVAVDLENNVLESDLNPSSDTPTHSLIYKADSRIKAIVHTHSPFTVAWAQAGKEIPALGTTHADNFFGSIPCTDSLSDEQINGEYEHNTGIVILDHFAKNKLDFIATPAVLVKEHGPFCWSNKSAEDAVKLAMTFEEVAKMALYTKLINPLQNQANPVLQKKHYDRKHGETAYYGQKKQ; encoded by the coding sequence ATGAAAATTAAAGATCAAAACGAACTTGTTTCACTACAAAAAGCCGTTTTAGAAGCAAACCTTTTATTATATAATTCAAAATTAGCGCTTCATACTTGAGGAAATGTTTCAGCAATTAGTAAAGATCGCAGTTATTATGTAATCAAACCAAGCGGAATTCCGTATGAAAAAATGCAATTTTCGGATATGGTTGCTGTCGACCTAGAAAATAATGTCCTTGAATCCGATCTAAATCCCTCAAGCGATACTCCCACACACTCATTAATTTATAAAGCCGATTCACGAATTAAAGCGATCGTACACACTCATTCACCTTTTACAGTCGCCTGAGCACAAGCTGGTAAAGAAATTCCCGCCCTTGGAACAACGCATGCCGATAATTTTTTTGGTTCAATTCCTTGCACTGATTCCTTAAGTGACGAGCAAATAAATGGCGAATACGAACATAATACTGGAATTGTAATTCTTGATCATTTTGCCAAAAATAAACTTGATTTCATTGCAACTCCAGCAGTTTTAGTCAAAGAACACGGACCTTTTTGTTGGTCGAATAAATCAGCCGAAGATGCTGTTAAATTAGCGATGACTTTCGAAGAAGTAGCGAAAATGGCTCTTTATACCAAATTAATTAACCCTTTGCAAAACCAAGCAAATCCAGTTTTGCAAAAAAAACATTATGACCGTAAACACGGCGAGACAGCATATTATGGACAAAAAAAGCAATAA
- a CDS encoding Cof-type HAD-IIB family hydrolase, translating to MDKKSNKIIPQKAELAQIKNFVFDLDGTLLTSEHQVSPKTVDIITKLQQKNKKIIFCSGRPWYFIKKYYFQLKPDFPIISCNGSLIYDYKNNSVVFSKSFAPSQVEKIFQILVKYKVIFLIYTTTNMLAFSEKNKNCLWFSYLRKQNENFSEIEKLPLTFYEYQDLEQTEINNLEIVKFLLIKRDSDPELFQLAISELEKIANIYLVQSQSAVIDIMISGSNKGEGLKFFEKNYNVDLEKTLAFGDAKNDLSMFAVAKFSVAMGQSHSEVQEKATFVTKSNDQDGIADFFKKYYE from the coding sequence ATGGACAAAAAAAGCAATAAAATTATACCACAAAAAGCGGAATTGGCGCAAATAAAAAACTTTGTTTTTGATTTAGACGGTACTTTATTAACATCAGAGCACCAAGTTAGTCCAAAAACAGTCGATATAATTACTAAATTACAGCAAAAAAATAAAAAAATTATTTTTTGTTCTGGTAGACCGTGATATTTTATAAAAAAGTATTATTTTCAACTAAAACCCGATTTTCCTATTATTAGTTGCAACGGTTCGCTCATTTATGATTATAAAAATAATTCTGTTGTTTTTAGTAAAAGTTTTGCTCCTAGTCAAGTTGAAAAAATTTTTCAAATCCTTGTAAAATATAAAGTAATTTTTCTGATTTATACAACAACTAATATGCTCGCTTTTAGCGAAAAAAATAAAAATTGTCTTTGATTTTCCTATTTGCGAAAGCAAAATGAAAATTTCTCTGAAATCGAAAAATTACCACTTACCTTTTATGAATATCAAGATCTTGAACAAACAGAAATTAACAACCTTGAGATCGTCAAATTTTTACTAATCAAACGTGATAGCGACCCTGAATTATTTCAATTAGCTATTTCTGAGTTAGAAAAAATTGCTAATATTTATTTAGTTCAGTCGCAATCTGCGGTTATTGACATCATGATTTCTGGTTCAAATAAAGGCGAAGGACTGAAATTTTTTGAAAAAAATTATAATGTTGATCTAGAAAAAACTTTAGCATTTGGCGATGCCAAAAATGATCTTTCAATGTTCGCAGTAGCTAAATTTTCAGTTGCAATGGGTCAGTCGCATTCAGAAGTGCAAGAAAAAGCAACTTTTGTTACTAAATCAAACGATCAAGACGGAATTGCTGACTTTTTTAAAAAATATTATGAATAA
- a CDS encoding MPN499 family protein, with protein MNNLVSFLSRFQKVKINHFSDGYWLVPKFWKILSPRLTGYVIKKGKTLEEIVIHNDFLHKEIIFSFNGDHNFYNFNIALKLREIDFRLDPNAVKKKPDDGFFVFFPIENCKIILDKRSLQLIYDGIIPFFSKNYYKKMVDYQREYAQKNQISQEFIGFFWRRNGYKEVYEQKPQ; from the coding sequence ATGAATAATTTAGTAAGTTTTCTAAGTCGTTTTCAAAAAGTGAAAATCAACCATTTTTCCGATGGTTATTGATTAGTACCAAAATTTTGAAAAATTTTATCTCCTAGACTAACTGGGTATGTTATTAAAAAAGGTAAAACTTTAGAAGAAATAGTTATTCACAACGATTTTCTTCATAAAGAAATAATTTTTAGTTTTAACGGTGACCATAATTTTTATAATTTTAATATTGCCTTAAAATTGCGCGAGATTGACTTTCGGCTTGATCCAAATGCGGTTAAAAAAAAGCCTGATGATGGTTTTTTTGTTTTTTTTCCAATTGAAAATTGTAAAATTATCCTTGATAAGCGCTCATTACAACTAATTTATGATGGAATTATTCCGTTTTTTTCAAAAAATTATTACAAAAAAATGGTCGATTATCAAAGAGAGTATGCTCAAAAAAACCAAATTAGCCAAGAATTTATTGGATTTTTTTGAAGGAGAAACGGCTATAAAGAAGTTTATGAGCAAAAACCGCAGTAA
- a CDS encoding YbhB/YbcL family Raf kinase inhibitor-like protein — protein sequence MIKIYIPDVKNGVLDTQFGNGNLGKKYPNSVNFPIKWDKVKGAKSYAITLIDYEATAELGFIFIHWVAANIKKNKIKWDDSFSRQDKMYQFENSMTKYATSYLLDAFYREHPDGVYFGPLPPVEDHNYRLEVFALDVENIIPDELKDKRLFYDDFLELIKNHVIDYGISSFLYRSHGKMENNLLAKKEISKSELNAALPKDQQNFFLDFQPINFSSNALSPRNGDYHLLDLEFLGKQGASPFFSARNFDLTIYSESEKIKEYVVIISSFAENYSLGVGLNSWVRVGIIKDQNDYKTILAAGKNNFDLFESEFPIQNSFASFCATAIATKVGVDSTEKFEFIKAKYGLVYLPGLTNGQGKYQIEIFGLNTLIDWSEIGRSSPKPLNSFDVLKTIKGKIIGYNRTFFKLI from the coding sequence ATGATCAAAATTTATATCCCTGATGTCAAAAATGGTGTTTTAGACACCCAATTTGGAAATGGTAATTTAGGAAAAAAGTACCCTAATTCCGTCAATTTTCCCATAAAATGGGATAAAGTTAAAGGTGCTAAATCTTATGCGATTACTTTAATTGATTATGAAGCAACTGCCGAGTTAGGTTTTATTTTTATCCATTGAGTTGCAGCAAACATTAAAAAAAATAAGATTAAATGGGATGATTCTTTCTCGCGACAAGATAAAATGTATCAATTTGAAAATTCAATGACGAAATATGCAACTAGTTATTTGCTTGATGCGTTTTATCGCGAGCATCCTGATGGTGTTTATTTTGGGCCTCTGCCACCAGTTGAAGATCATAATTATCGTCTCGAAGTTTTTGCCCTTGATGTTGAAAATATAATTCCTGATGAATTGAAAGATAAACGACTTTTTTATGATGATTTTCTTGAATTAATCAAAAATCATGTAATTGATTATGGAATAAGTTCCTTTTTATACCGTTCGCATGGAAAGATGGAAAATAATTTGCTAGCAAAAAAAGAGATCAGTAAATCCGAACTAAATGCAGCTTTACCAAAAGATCAGCAGAATTTTTTCCTTGATTTTCAGCCAATTAACTTCAGTTCAAATGCATTAAGCCCAAGAAATGGTGACTATCATCTTTTAGATCTTGAGTTTTTAGGTAAACAAGGTGCTAGCCCTTTTTTTAGTGCCCGTAATTTCGACCTTACAATTTATTCCGAATCGGAAAAAATTAAGGAATATGTTGTGATAATTTCCAGTTTTGCCGAGAATTACTCGCTCGGTGTCGGTCTTAATTCCTGAGTTCGTGTCGGCATTATCAAAGATCAAAATGATTATAAAACGATTTTAGCAGCAGGGAAAAATAATTTCGACCTTTTTGAAAGCGAATTTCCGATTCAAAACAGTTTTGCATCGTTTTGTGCAACGGCAATTGCAACAAAAGTTGGTGTTGATTCAACCGAAAAATTTGAATTTATTAAGGCAAAATACGGACTAGTTTACCTTCCAGGGCTCACAAACGGGCAAGGAAAATACCAAATCGAAATTTTCGGGCTTAATACATTAATTGACTGAAGTGAAATTGGACGCAGTTCACCAAAACCACTTAATTCTTTTGATGTACTAAAAACAATTAAGGGCAAAATTATCGGTTATAACCGCACTTTTTTTAAATTAATTTAA
- the mnmA gene encoding tRNA 2-thiouridine(34) synthase MnmA, giving the protein MAKIVVGLSGGVDSAITAYLLKKEGHQVIAVFMRNWDSNLNNDFLGQKNSENHNICPQEQDWNDAKTVAKQLEIPIFRVDFIKEYWDEVFSDLIAKYQSGLTPNPDILCNKNIKFKHFLNYALETHQADFIAMGHYAKAIKGNLYAGIDSSKDQSYFLAQLSKSQLEKTIFPLGFYQKTEIRKIAEKLGLINAKKKDSTGICFIGERKFTDFLQNYIPAQPGNIVDIATKKVLGKHIGIMYFTIGQRKGFGLNGMKEPYFVVGHNLKEKILYVSAASDKKWLESDQLLAINANFLVQDIENQSNLTAKFRYRQEEIPVKIKVIDKNSFWVYYQNHSAITPGQQVVIYNNQTQVVLAGEIKEIYRDGQKLDYLS; this is encoded by the coding sequence GTGGCAAAAATAGTTGTTGGTCTTTCAGGCGGAGTCGATTCTGCAATTACTGCTTATCTTTTAAAAAAAGAAGGTCATCAAGTAATCGCCGTTTTTATGCGAAATTGGGATTCAAATTTAAATAATGACTTTCTAGGTCAAAAAAATTCAGAAAATCATAACATTTGCCCACAAGAGCAAGACTGAAACGATGCAAAAACAGTGGCAAAACAACTTGAAATTCCTATTTTTCGCGTTGATTTTATTAAAGAATATTGGGATGAAGTTTTTAGCGACTTAATTGCCAAATACCAAAGTGGACTAACACCAAATCCTGATATTTTATGCAATAAAAACATAAAATTTAAGCATTTTCTAAATTATGCACTAGAAACTCACCAAGCCGATTTTATCGCGATGGGTCATTATGCAAAAGCGATTAAGGGAAACTTGTATGCTGGAATTGATAGTTCAAAAGACCAAAGTTATTTTCTTGCACAACTTTCAAAATCTCAACTTGAAAAAACAATTTTTCCTTTAGGTTTTTACCAAAAAACCGAAATCAGAAAAATTGCCGAAAAATTAGGGTTAATTAATGCTAAAAAGAAAGACTCAACTGGCATTTGTTTTATCGGTGAGCGTAAATTTACCGATTTTTTACAAAATTATATTCCTGCACAACCTGGAAATATTGTTGATATTGCCACAAAAAAAGTTCTTGGAAAACATATTGGAATTATGTATTTTACCATTGGACAGCGTAAAGGTTTTGGACTTAACGGAATGAAAGAACCTTATTTTGTTGTCGGTCATAATCTCAAAGAAAAAATTTTATATGTAAGTGCGGCAAGTGATAAAAAATGACTTGAATCAGATCAACTTTTAGCAATTAATGCTAATTTTTTAGTACAAGACATAGAAAATCAAAGTAATTTAACAGCAAAATTCCGCTATCGCCAAGAAGAAATTCCCGTCAAAATCAAAGTAATTGATAAAAACTCGTTTTGAGTTTATTATCAAAATCATAGCGCAATTACGCCAGGGCAACAAGTTGTTATTTATAATAACCAAACTCAAGTTGTGCTTGCTGGTGAAATTAAAGAGATCTATCGCGATGGACAAAAACTTGATTATTTAAGTTAA
- a CDS encoding MAGa3780 family membrane protein translates to MIENNNSFLSTKLDHFSAWKRERKTALVFSLIILAITISLIGYSMIRNRQEFVVDKFYFISFSNYFQNFSAFFYLTYQSNLIYGLVLFSFVLNATERKFQILFVFTVILTIVLIIFWTVIAWNLNMSFVVFLTTSTVHLIHPVFAILVLFWFRKEFPVNKLGLSFGVIYSICYYLFCLLLYFFTIRQWIAPEFKKTEIEAEKNIVFFYTGLTIYPFLNFLHPFFYSGGNNTIVILLNLFMAFSVVFLPYWLSLFYINVFGIKSINWSIFREIKTLFKRFTSFFWITKPKK, encoded by the coding sequence ATGATTGAAAATAATAACTCGTTTTTGTCAACAAAACTTGATCATTTTTCTGCTTGGAAGAGAGAGCGAAAAACTGCGCTTGTTTTTTCATTAATTATTCTTGCAATTACAATCTCACTCATCGGTTATTCGATGATTAGAAATCGCCAAGAATTTGTTGTTGATAAATTTTATTTCATTAGTTTTAGCAATTATTTTCAAAATTTTAGCGCTTTTTTTTATCTCACCTACCAATCAAATTTAATTTATGGACTTGTTTTATTTAGTTTCGTCTTAAACGCAACTGAACGGAAATTTCAAATTTTATTCGTTTTTACAGTGATTTTAACCATCGTTTTAATAATTTTTTGAACCGTAATCGCCTGAAATTTGAATATGAGTTTTGTTGTTTTTCTAACAACATCAACGGTTCACCTAATTCATCCCGTTTTTGCAATTCTTGTCCTTTTTTGATTCCGCAAGGAATTTCCAGTTAATAAATTAGGGCTTAGTTTTGGTGTTATTTATTCAATTTGTTATTATTTATTTTGCCTACTTTTATATTTTTTCACAATTAGACAATGAATTGCTCCTGAGTTTAAAAAAACTGAAATTGAAGCTGAAAAAAATATTGTCTTTTTCTATACTGGACTTACAATTTATCCTTTTCTAAATTTTTTACACCCGTTTTTTTATTCAGGTGGGAATAATACAATTGTGATTTTGCTAAATCTATTTATGGCTTTTTCGGTTGTTTTTCTTCCATATTGACTTTCGCTTTTTTATATTAATGTTTTTGGGATAAAGTCAATTAATTGAAGTATTTTCCGTGAAATTAAAACATTATTCAAACGTTTTACAAGTTTTTTCTGAATTACAAAACCAAAAAAATAA
- a CDS encoding IS3 family transposase → MKQNKFSINEKIKYIKIAESQGFKSATIHFANEFREIYKNKSVNKKSQKEGFLQTYANNLIRNWQKKYYNYGMNGLISTRGKNKSPRKSKKQYTINDLSENDRGIYQEIMENVLRRYGIDPAIVMDELKKRKQEAEKDKDQIENSTRLCSVLKVNRTSIYRKIKVKKSPKEMVYSKELLDWILESFNFNRKVKGRDNLYNVYKNQGNNISTYVFQKHYEHLGIKSIAYKKQSKNAPKEAKFSRIWAEDHIKGQFESKNFGEKWFADIKFIRIGDDFYFLHSIIETKSNYLLNFSISKTRFSEETIKLVKETIKKHKITPKFFHSDHGVEYANHRFAQFLKENNIQQSMSPKGNALANRPIEYFYAILQREYLNVEGKIFENLEDAHQKISSFVKWYNKTRVQSCLSYLSPNSHFEQFGAQKNFHNFGE, encoded by the coding sequence ATGAAACAAAATAAATTTTCAATTAATGAAAAAATCAAATATATCAAAATCGCTGAATCGCAAGGATTCAAAAGTGCGACTATACATTTTGCAAACGAGTTTCGTGAAATTTATAAAAATAAATCAGTTAATAAAAAATCGCAAAAAGAGGGTTTTTTACAGACATATGCGAATAATTTAATTCGAAACTGACAAAAAAAGTATTATAATTATGGTATGAACGGATTAATTAGCACACGTGGTAAAAATAAATCACCACGTAAGTCAAAAAAACAATACACAATTAACGATCTTTCGGAAAATGACCGCGGAATTTATCAAGAAATAATGGAAAACGTCCTTAGAAGATACGGGATTGATCCTGCAATTGTAATGGACGAACTTAAAAAGCGAAAACAAGAAGCAGAAAAAGATAAGGATCAAATCGAAAATTCAACAAGACTTTGCAGCGTTTTAAAAGTTAATCGCACATCGATTTATCGCAAAATAAAGGTGAAAAAATCACCAAAAGAAATGGTATACAGTAAAGAATTACTTGATTGAATTCTTGAAAGTTTTAATTTTAACAGAAAAGTAAAAGGTCGAGATAATTTGTATAATGTATACAAAAATCAAGGAAATAATATAAGCACATATGTTTTTCAAAAACACTATGAACATTTAGGGATAAAATCGATTGCTTACAAAAAACAAAGTAAAAATGCGCCAAAAGAAGCTAAATTTTCGCGGATTTGAGCCGAAGATCATATCAAAGGACAATTTGAATCTAAAAATTTTGGTGAAAAATGATTTGCTGATATTAAATTTATAAGAATTGGCGATGATTTTTATTTTTTGCATTCAATAATTGAAACAAAATCTAATTATTTGCTAAATTTTTCAATTTCCAAGACTAGATTTTCAGAAGAAACAATAAAATTAGTAAAAGAAACAATCAAAAAACACAAAATTACACCTAAATTTTTCCATTCAGATCATGGAGTTGAATATGCTAACCACCGATTTGCTCAATTTTTAAAAGAAAACAACATTCAACAATCAATGTCGCCAAAAGGAAACGCGCTTGCAAACCGCCCGATTGAATACTTTTATGCTATTTTACAAAGAGAATACTTGAATGTTGAGGGTAAAATTTTTGAAAACCTTGAAGATGCCCATCAAAAAATCAGCTCATTTGTTAAATGATACAATAAAACTAGAGTGCAAAGTTGCCTTTCATATTTGAGTCCAAATTCTCATTTTGAACAATTTGGTGCTCAAAAAAATTTTCACAATTTTGGAGAATAA
- a CDS encoding transketolase → MVKKNIDEIVVNSLKMHGVAAVNKANSGHPGVILSAAKMVYALYRDHMNFDVSDPNWINRDRFILSAGHASGLLYSLLYSLGLLAQEDLENFRQLGSKTPGHPEYGHTLGVEATTGPLGQGVAMGVGIALAQAHLNSKFKEIDHYTYVLCGDGDLQEGISYEALSLAGHLNLKNFIVLYDSNDVQLDSPLDVVFSENVQKRIESQGLFYQLVQENDVNLISEAISRAKAANKPSFIEIKTIIGEGSSKEKTSDVHGAPLGEDILTLKKNLGWENSDFYLGNEVKEHWKNTLGNRTFEKKKNFKLSNELAEFLKKGENIDFKIDLDLAKNQATRNSSGKILDYISQHLPYWIGGSADLSVSTKAKGSDGIFSSKNYQGRNLMFGVREFAMASIANGIALHSVLRPFVSTFFVFADYLKPALRLSAIMKLPVSYIFSHDSLMVGEDGPTHEPVEQLAMLRSVPNLGVYRPGDENELKSAYELALTKKDQPSAIILSRQNIKSFDSCKKGFKNGAYLVRKTNSQWAIIATGSELGLADEIAKNLDLNLISLSNWQNTPIWDPNFAISLELATTFGWKVHAKYNFGHDDFGFSAPGDQILEKIGFTTEKLVEKIKKIIV, encoded by the coding sequence ATGGTAAAAAAAAATATCGATGAAATAGTAGTAAATTCCTTAAAAATGCACGGTGTTGCCGCTGTTAATAAGGCAAATTCTGGTCATCCTGGAGTAATTTTATCTGCTGCTAAAATGGTTTATGCGCTTTATCGCGACCATATGAATTTTGATGTCAGCGATCCTAATTGAATCAACCGTGATCGTTTTATTTTATCAGCAGGTCATGCATCTGGACTTTTATATTCCTTATTATATAGTTTAGGTTTGTTAGCGCAAGAAGATCTTGAAAATTTCCGTCAGTTAGGATCAAAAACTCCAGGTCATCCCGAATATGGACATACACTTGGAGTTGAAGCAACAACAGGTCCACTTGGTCAGGGTGTTGCGATGGGAGTTGGAATCGCTTTGGCACAAGCGCATTTGAACTCTAAATTTAAAGAAATCGACCATTATACCTATGTTTTATGTGGTGATGGCGATTTGCAAGAGGGTATTTCTTATGAAGCGCTTTCGCTTGCGGGGCATTTAAATTTAAAAAATTTCATCGTCCTTTATGATTCAAACGATGTTCAACTTGATTCACCACTTGATGTTGTTTTTAGCGAAAATGTCCAAAAACGAATTGAATCGCAAGGTTTATTCTACCAATTAGTTCAAGAAAATGATGTAAATTTAATTTCAGAAGCAATTTCGCGAGCAAAAGCAGCAAATAAACCAAGTTTTATTGAAATTAAAACAATAATTGGCGAAGGAAGTAGCAAGGAAAAAACCAGCGATGTCCACGGCGCTCCGCTTGGGGAAGACATTCTTACTTTGAAAAAAAATCTTGGCTGAGAAAATAGTGATTTCTATCTTGGAAATGAAGTCAAAGAACATTGAAAAAACACATTAGGAAATAGAACTTTTGAGAAAAAAAAGAACTTTAAACTTTCTAATGAACTCGCTGAATTTCTGAAAAAAGGTGAGAATATTGATTTTAAAATTGACTTAGATCTTGCCAAAAATCAAGCAACTAGAAATAGTTCTGGAAAAATTTTAGACTATATTTCCCAACATCTTCCTTATTGAATCGGTGGTTCTGCTGATTTATCAGTTTCAACAAAAGCCAAAGGTTCTGATGGAATTTTTAGTAGCAAAAATTACCAAGGGCGAAATTTAATGTTTGGTGTACGTGAATTTGCGATGGCTTCAATCGCCAACGGAATCGCCTTACATTCAGTTTTACGACCTTTTGTTTCAACTTTTTTTGTTTTTGCCGATTATTTAAAACCAGCACTTAGATTATCAGCGATTATGAAATTACCTGTAAGTTACATTTTTAGTCACGATTCTTTAATGGTTGGTGAAGATGGACCGACTCACGAACCAGTAGAGCAACTTGCAATGTTAAGATCTGTGCCAAACCTTGGAGTTTATCGTCCAGGGGATGAAAACGAACTTAAAAGCGCTTATGAGCTTGCGCTAACAAAAAAAGACCAACCAAGTGCGATAATTTTATCCCGTCAGAACATTAAATCTTTTGATTCATGCAAAAAAGGCTTTAAAAACGGTGCTTATTTGGTTCGAAAAACTAATTCACAATGAGCAATTATTGCAACTGGATCCGAACTTGGTCTAGCTGATGAAATTGCTAAAAATTTAGATCTTAATTTAATTTCTTTATCAAATTGGCAAAATACACCAATTTGAGATCCAAATTTTGCAATTTCATTAGAATTAGCAACAACTTTTGGTTGAAAAGTTCACGCAAAATATAATTTTGGACATGATGACTTCGGTTTTTCCGCTCCTGGTGATCAAATATTAGAAAAAATTGGTTTTACAACTGAAAAATTAGTTGAAAAAATTAAAAAAATAATTGTTTAG
- the efp gene encoding elongation factor P, with protein MINVNEFRPGITFEFEKEIYVVISAQHSKQGRGQANLKAKVKNLRTGAITIKTFSGGERVEKAHIEKISMSFLYNDGANIVLMDDNTYEQVAIENTKISWELNFLVEGTKVKLRKFNDEILDIELPPKIELKIASTFDAVKGNTTTNPSKRATLETGYEIDVPMFIKEGESVIISTEDGKYVSRGDKN; from the coding sequence ATGATTAATGTTAATGAATTTCGTCCCGGAATTACGTTTGAATTTGAGAAAGAAATTTATGTTGTAATTTCAGCTCAGCATTCAAAACAAGGTCGCGGTCAGGCAAATTTAAAAGCTAAAGTTAAAAATTTGCGTACCGGTGCGATCACAATTAAAACTTTTTCTGGTGGCGAAAGAGTTGAAAAAGCTCATATTGAGAAAATTTCGATGTCATTTCTTTATAATGATGGCGCAAACATTGTGTTAATGGATGACAACACTTATGAGCAAGTAGCAATTGAGAATACAAAAATTAGTTGGGAATTAAACTTTTTAGTCGAAGGTACAAAAGTAAAATTACGGAAATTTAACGACGAAATTCTTGATATTGAACTTCCACCGAAAATTGAACTTAAAATTGCATCAACTTTTGATGCCGTTAAGGGAAATACGACCACAAACCCATCAAAAAGAGCAACATTAGAAACTGGATATGAAATCGATGTGCCAATGTTTATCAAAGAGGGTGAAAGTGTAATTATTTCAACAGAGGACGGAAAATACGTATCGCGGGGGGATAAAAACTAA
- a CDS encoding IS256 family transposase, producing MFKTFTEALLNAELTQHLGYEKSKRSQNGIRRPNKRNGFSGKTVNYKNDSMYLKIPRDRNGSFENKLIDKYESNLGDIEEQVLSLFASGMPYENIVNTIKSIYKKDLSPSWISSVTNKLLPEIEKWKSQKLDSSYPILYIDGMYFNIKENNSYVKKSLYVILAIDWQGNKKALGFWIKNTESASNWLDVFLN from the coding sequence ATGTTCAAAACTTTTACTGAAGCACTTTTAAACGCAGAACTAACCCAACACTTAGGTTATGAAAAAAGTAAGCGAAGTCAAAACGGGATTCGCCGTCCAAATAAACGAAACGGGTTTTCTGGGAAAACTGTTAATTATAAAAATGATAGTATGTATTTAAAAATACCAAGAGATCGAAATGGCAGTTTTGAAAACAAGTTAATTGATAAATACGAGTCAAATTTAGGTGATATCGAAGAGCAAGTTCTTTCGCTTTTTGCATCAGGAATGCCATATGAAAATATTGTCAATACGATAAAAAGTATCTATAAAAAGGATCTAAGTCCTAGTTGGATCTCTTCAGTTACAAACAAATTATTGCCTGAAATTGAAAAGTGAAAATCGCAAAAACTTGATAGCTCTTATCCGATTTTGTATATCGACGGAATGTATTTTAACATTAAAGAAAATAATTCTTATGTCAAAAAATCACTATATGTAATTCTTGCAATTGACTGGCAAGGAAACAAAAAAGCACTGGGATTCTGGATTAAAAACACTGAATCAGCAAGTAATTGACTAGATGTGTTTCTGAATTAA
- a CDS encoding IS256 family transposase, translating to MTRCVSELKTRGLQDVLIISCDNLNGISQAIEAVFPQTDIQKCVVHQIRNSLLKVSHKDKKELAYDMKKIYQAVNQEFAMQNLDEFAKKWEQKYPSIIKSWYSNFVELTTFFKYPYELRQAIYTTNSIESLNKLIRKNTKT from the coding sequence TTGACTAGATGTGTTTCTGAATTAAAAACTCGCGGACTTCAAGATGTTTTAATAATTTCCTGTGATAATCTTAATGGAATTAGCCAGGCAATTGAAGCAGTTTTTCCACAAACTGATATCCAAAAATGTGTTGTTCACCAAATTAGAAACTCACTTTTAAAAGTTTCTCATAAAGACAAAAAAGAGCTTGCCTATGATATGAAAAAGATTTATCAGGCAGTAAATCAAGAATTTGCAATGCAAAATCTTGATGAATTTGCTAAAAAATGAGAGCAAAAATACCCCTCAATTATCAAGTCTTGGTATTCAAACTTTGTTGAATTAACGACATTTTTTAAATATCCTTACGAATTAAGGCAAGCAATTTATACAACAAATTCGATTGAATCACTGAATAAATTAATCAGGAAAAATACGAAAACATAA